The nucleotide sequence TACTTCAATAAAATAGTCAATTCCCACCCTGAAAAGGAGGTATTTTTTTGATGAATCACGATTTGGAACTCATTCAAAAATCGGACACGGATGGTTTAAAAAAGGGGTCAGAACACAGGTTAAAATGAAAATTGGTAGACAAAATTTCTATATCTACAGTGCGGTAAATCCAAGAAGTGGTAAGAAAATTAGCCTACTTGCTCCATATGTAAACACTGATTGTATGAATATATTTCTGGAGCAGATGTCGAAAGATTTAGGCACGAAAGAAGCCTTTCTTGTAATGGATTGTGCAAGTTGGCATAGATCAAAAAGTTTGAAAATTCAGGAAAACATTACCATCATATACTTGCCTCCTTATTCACCGGAACTGAATCCTGTTGAAAGGTTGTGGCAATATATCAAATACAATACTTTACGCAATAGTATCTACGATACCATAGGTTTACTTGAAGATGTTTTGTGTAATTTTATTGTCAATATTTCCAGTACTACTATTAAACGAGTTTGTAATGTTTCTTATTTGTTCGGTCAGTAATGGATTTTGGTATTAATTCATCACATAAGGTCGAATATTGCTTATCACAGCTTGCTAGTAGTGGCAAAGTGCAGAGTGTTGCTTATAAATTTTATGTTTTCAGTACAGGAATTTGGCCATGGTTATTTATTATATCCTTTTGTAGTATTATTTATGCAGCAAGTAAACAAAGAGGT is from Wolbachia endosymbiont (group B) of Hofmannophila pseudospretella and encodes:
- a CDS encoding IS630 family transposase (programmed frameshift), giving the protein MALRSKLLDEKVVNLAKEMLKKVRNNAYVSKKLQAVIAGKESSISAVARICKISRTALTEWIKHLKFGRVERLFSPSQRRRKSKLNKNQREQIEIWVERNPNITIKEVQIKISEEFGLNISKSTVHREIQRMKFSYITPRPIHHKQDKNKQEEFKKYFNKIVNSHPEKEVFFDESRFGTHSKIGHGWFKKGVRTQVKMKIGRQNFYIYSAVNPRSGKKISLLAPYVNTDCMNIFLEQMSKDLGTKEAFLVMDCASWHRSKSLKIQENITIIYLPPYSPELNPVERLWQYIKYNTLRNSIYDTIGLLEDVLCNFIVNISSTTIKRVCNVSYLFGQ